One Corynebacterium yudongzhengii DNA window includes the following coding sequences:
- a CDS encoding DUF1846 domain-containing protein: protein MDRKLGFDRERYITLQSEHINARREEIGGKLYLEMGGKLFDDHHAARVLPGFTPDNKIEMLEQIRDDVEIIICINSHDLERGKVRADLGIPYDEDTLRLIDVFRDRGFLVDHVVMTQFEDGNQRAWEFKERLENLGLKVSRHFVIEGYPSNIDKVVSDEGLGRNEWVETSRDVIVVTAPGPGSGKLATSLSQVYQDNQRGIKAGYAKFETFPVWNLPLEHPVNLAYEAATVDLNDSNVIDPFHLKAHGEYTVNYNRDVEAFPLLKSILARVTGTEPYQSPTDMGVNMVGNCIIDDEVCREASIQEIIRRYYRALVDERRLDTDDRTYSDRAAVVMAKADCSTADRAVVAPALEIEERTGGLPGSAMQLHDGTIVTGKTTELLGCSAGMLLNALKHLAGIDRELHLLSPSSIEPIQTLKTQHLGSQNPRLHTDEVLIALSVSAADSPEAQRALAELRNLRGTDAHTSTILGPVDEGIFRNLGVNVTSEPRYWKKRLYRKR, encoded by the coding sequence ATGGACCGGAAGCTCGGATTCGACCGCGAACGCTACATCACCCTCCAGTCAGAGCACATCAACGCCCGCCGGGAGGAGATCGGCGGCAAGCTCTACCTCGAAATGGGCGGGAAGCTTTTCGACGACCACCACGCCGCCCGCGTCCTGCCCGGCTTCACGCCGGACAACAAGATCGAGATGCTCGAGCAGATCCGCGACGACGTCGAGATCATCATCTGCATCAACTCCCACGACTTGGAACGCGGCAAGGTGCGCGCCGACCTGGGCATCCCCTACGACGAAGACACGCTGCGGCTTATCGACGTCTTCCGCGACCGTGGATTCCTCGTCGACCACGTCGTGATGACCCAGTTCGAAGACGGCAACCAGCGCGCCTGGGAATTCAAAGAACGCCTGGAGAACCTGGGCCTGAAAGTCTCACGCCACTTCGTCATCGAGGGCTACCCCTCCAACATCGACAAGGTGGTCTCCGACGAGGGCCTCGGGCGCAACGAGTGGGTGGAGACGAGCCGAGACGTCATCGTCGTCACCGCGCCCGGGCCGGGCTCCGGGAAGCTCGCCACCAGTTTGAGCCAGGTCTACCAGGACAATCAGCGCGGCATTAAGGCCGGCTACGCGAAGTTCGAGACCTTCCCCGTCTGGAACCTACCGCTCGAGCACCCGGTCAACCTCGCCTACGAGGCCGCGACCGTCGACCTCAACGACTCCAACGTCATCGACCCCTTCCACCTCAAAGCCCACGGCGAATACACGGTCAACTACAACCGCGACGTCGAGGCCTTCCCGCTGCTCAAGTCCATCCTGGCGCGCGTCACCGGTACCGAGCCCTACCAGTCGCCCACCGACATGGGCGTGAACATGGTGGGCAACTGCATCATCGACGACGAGGTCTGCCGCGAAGCCAGCATCCAGGAAATCATCCGCCGCTACTACCGCGCGCTTGTCGACGAGCGCCGCCTCGACACCGACGACCGCACCTATTCCGACCGCGCCGCCGTCGTCATGGCGAAGGCCGACTGCTCCACAGCCGACCGCGCGGTGGTCGCCCCCGCGCTCGAGATCGAAGAACGCACCGGCGGCCTACCCGGCTCGGCGATGCAGCTCCACGACGGCACCATCGTCACCGGCAAGACCACCGAACTGCTCGGCTGCTCCGCCGGCATGCTGCTCAACGCTCTGAAGCACCTCGCCGGCATCGACCGAGAGCTGCACCTGCTCTCGCCGTCGTCGATCGAGCCGATCCAGACGCTCAAGACTCAACACCTGGGCTCGCAGAACCCGCGCCTGCACACCGACGAGGTGCTCATCGCCTTAAGCGTGTCCGCCGCGGACTCCCCGGAAGCCCAGCGCGCCCTGGCTGAGCTGCGGAATCTGCGCGGCACCGACGCGCACACCTCCACGATCCTCGGTCCCGTCGACGAAGGGATCTTCCGCAACTTAGGCGTCAACGTCACCTCCGAGCCGCGGTACTGGAAGAAGCGTCTGTACCGGAAGCGGTAG
- a CDS encoding Fpg/Nei family DNA glycosylase yields the protein MPEGHVLHRLATRLNRDFRDGGLTVTSPQGRFADQAALLDGHLLDIAEALGKHLFLHFVNAPSVYVHLGLIGTFRFEDPVTQKGQIRLRILNHAETLAAHLRGPQACRLLEPGEAESIRERSGEDPLRADADPAKVTATARRTRRSIAAVLMDQSVYAGVGNIYRAETLFRLGISPFTPANQLSEKELTAIWEDLVATMRVGEETGRIDTVRDEHRPEAMGRPPRIDEHGGEVYVYRRAGDPCLICGTEIEHTMLQGRNLFYCPRCQNARCQNV from the coding sequence ATGCCCGAGGGTCACGTCCTCCACCGCCTCGCCACGAGGCTCAACCGCGATTTCCGCGATGGCGGGCTCACCGTCACCAGCCCGCAGGGGCGTTTCGCCGACCAGGCGGCGCTTCTCGACGGACACCTCCTCGATATCGCCGAAGCCCTGGGCAAACACCTGTTCCTGCACTTCGTTAACGCCCCGAGCGTGTACGTGCACCTGGGGCTGATCGGCACGTTTCGTTTCGAGGATCCGGTGACGCAGAAAGGCCAGATCCGCCTGCGCATCCTCAACCACGCGGAGACGCTCGCGGCGCACCTGCGTGGACCGCAGGCCTGCCGGCTGCTCGAACCCGGTGAGGCCGAGTCGATACGCGAGCGCTCGGGCGAGGACCCCCTGCGCGCCGATGCCGATCCGGCGAAAGTCACCGCCACCGCCCGGCGCACTCGGCGTTCGATCGCTGCCGTGCTGATGGATCAGTCGGTGTATGCGGGGGTGGGCAACATCTACCGCGCGGAGACCCTGTTTCGCCTCGGGATTTCTCCTTTTACCCCGGCCAACCAGCTCAGCGAAAAAGAGCTCACAGCGATCTGGGAGGACCTGGTGGCCACGATGCGTGTCGGGGAAGAAACGGGGCGCATCGACACGGTGCGCGACGAGCACCGCCCGGAGGCCATGGGCCGGCCGCCGCGTATCGACGAGCACGGCGGCGAGGTTTACGTCTACCGCCGGGCCGGCGATCCGTGCTTGATCTGCGGTACGGAGATCGAGCACACGATGCTGCAGGGTCGGAATCTGTTTTATTGCCCGCGTTGCCAGAACGCGCGTTGCCAGAACGTATAA